One stretch of Eupeodes corollae chromosome 2, idEupCoro1.1, whole genome shotgun sequence DNA includes these proteins:
- the LOC129947887 gene encoding speckle targeted PIP5K1A-regulated poly(A) polymerase: MEELDEENLKLKRKMRYVLDRIDSEKKKKFHYNLMEAISECEDGKELSVVFKTYLTDELYLSSIYSQISDDLKEELDKIGLFNIEPFESVANGLNLKKSAIALHVYSSTSKADPNIDIKLTEVLQKSLHFSRVTSFEEYSLVKCTHVNTKTALQIDVSEPYDLHNSEFVNQLKQADSRINELVMFLKIWFVNMGIVDENAMTKYCFTTLIVFYLQNTNPPILPAFKIIQQTAQKGINGTNYGLNSGRINMNVNKNIHELVKGFFEFYGSLDFGSVIIAPYLGKTINKLDFQNKVFQYPEYESQRRLLAASSNERVEELETQQTLCVQDMFFLNRNLANSIKPKVVTQATFEYFKICISLARNKCSEPGISLKNMYKSLLVNIINEIEDLQKTLSFSIIPQQNELTSLSKFCNEVLNIRKLWTRAYISAIPQIMNSIYKIDMKLLPPTGNCAFKNFDKTEELPLPFKWSISSQVDLWTGREMHRSSASFIENQLALTKKLFADRSDKKEFSVQFNATFSITIVRDFEGLIIEATNNETYESNNDLRKFFNSLRWFIRTYNLRHRIRQLESEMLESMQS; the protein is encoded by the exons ATGGAAGAATTagatgaagaaaatttaaaactgaaacgCAAAATGCGTTACGTTCTAGATAGAATAGATtccgaaaaaaagaagaaatttcaCTACAACTTGATGGAAGCAATTTCGGAATGTGAGGATGGCAAGGAACTGAGTGTTGTATTCAAGACGTACCTTACCGATGAGCTATATCTTTCATCTATTTACTCCCAAATTTCTGACGATTTGAAAGAAGAATTGGACAAGATTGGATTGTTTAATATTGAGCCGTTTGAGTCCGTTGCAAAtggattgaatttaaaaa AAAGTGCCATCGCTTTGCATGTTTATAGTTCAACCTCCAAAGCTGATCCCAACATAGACATTAAATTAACAGAAGTATTGCAGAAGAGTCTGCACTTTTCAAGAGTTACTTCCTTTGAAGAATATTCGTTAGTAAAATGTACTCACGTTAATACTAAAACCGCTCTTCAAATTGACGTTTCTGAGCCATATGACCTTCACAATAGTGAATTTGTTAATCAACTTAAACAAGCGGATAGCAGAATTAACGAATTGGttatgtttcttaaaatttggtttGTCAATATGGGAATTGTTGATGAAAATGCTATGACCAAGTACTGCTTCACGACTCTTATAGTCTTCTATCTGCAAAACACTAATCCACCAATTCTGCCCGCGTTTAAGATTATCCAACAAACTGCACAGAAAGGTATTAACGGCACTAATTATGGACTTAACTCGGGACGCATCAACATGAAcgtgaacaaaaatatacatgagCTGGTTAAAGGATTCTTTGAATTCTATGGTTCCTTAGATTTCGGGAGTGTAATAATAGCGCCATATCTGGGTAAAACCATTAATAAGCTggatttccaaaacaaagtttttcagTATCCTGAATATGAGTCCCAAAGAAGATTGTTAGCTGCTTCTTCTAATGAGCGTGTAGAAGAATTGGAAACACAACAAACATTATGTGTTCAGGACATGTTCTTCCTAAACAGAAACCTTGCAAATAGTATAAAGCCCAAAGTTGTAACTCAGGCCActttcgaatattttaaaatttgcatttcttTGGCTCGAAATAAGTGTTCGGAACCAGGaatatctttgaaaaatatgtacaaatcaTTACTTGTGAATATAATCAACGAGATAGAAGACTTGCAAAAAACGTTGTCGTTTAGTATAATACCTCAACAGAATGAGCTGACATCGCTATCCAAATTCTGCAATGAGGTTTTAAACATCAGAAAGCTATGGACTAGAGCATACATTTCAGCTATTCCACAAATAATGAATTCTATTTATAAAATCGATATGAAACTTTTGCCTCCGACGGGGAATtgtgcatttaaaaattttgacaaaaccGAAGAGCTGCCATTGCCTTTTAAATGGTCAATAAGCTCTCAAGTGGATTTGTGGACAGGACGTGAGATGCATCGAAGTAGCGCAAGTTTTATAGAAAATCAACTTGCTCTAACGAAAAAGCTCTTCGCCGATAGAAGCGATAAAAAGGAATTCAGTGTACAATTTAATGCAACATTTTCAATAACTATAGTTAGGGATTTTGAAGGTCTAATAATTGAAGCAACAAATAACGAGACCTATGAATCTAATAATGACCTTCGTAAATTTTTCAACTCCCTTCGATGGTTTATTCGGACTTATAATCTTAGACATAGAATACGTCAATTAGAAAGTGAGATGCTGGAAAGCATGCAAAGTTag
- the LOC129945539 gene encoding speckle targeted PIP5K1A-regulated poly(A) polymerase-like isoform X2 translates to MTFKKPLNPIQRRYKYLNAEMEDSKAAEEGSTVTESSEINSSLTDAERENLECKVCHQPFENLQDVLKHELLNHSATKSAKKRPMNQLKRRVNAVLKTVNAEEEKKFRQKLAEAILDCDHGTELSVIFKKYLIDNEDLLCIYSRIHSSLQKELDRIGPYNIQPYGSVANGLALKSSDIDLHISCSNSRADPNITYKVITKMLYRSKQFSDIVPIRKARVPIIKCVHLATGFNLDINTTEPYGIHNSEFINELNQTDNRIYELMLFLKIWFKNMHIYGAFNMTNYCLMTLIIFYLQNSNPPVLASIKILQRNAKKNIVNGVNFGLNARCVPLDSSKDVHQLIKGFFEFYSTLDFEKVIIAPYLGKVIKKADFQNKVFKYPEYEAQLRMLASQTGEPAEELKTECAVCVQDMFCLNINIAKGLSETNVQYLKKCITMAHKKCCEPKISLKNLYKSLLVNIIEELSQMFPVAETTTIVAGDPLTFDVVPRKNELKMLAKFADQPLNLKKLWAKEYIAAIEQIMTEVYKIDMTLLSPTENSKFKKIDETEELPLPWKWSVSSSVDLWTGRQMPKSNVTFMEYQIAQTKKLHAERRQKSNFSVQFKGFITITITKNFNSLHVEASSNETLCKKNPMRKFFGALKCSMQNYNLKNRIHQLESQRQANAEDV, encoded by the exons ATGACATTTAAGAAGCCACTTAATCCCATCCAAAGGAGATACAAAT ACTTAAACGCAGAGATGGAAGATTCAAAGGCTGCTGAAGAAGGATCAACTGTCACGGAAAGCTCTGAGATAAATTCAAGTCTAACCGACGCCGAACGGGAGAATCTGGAATGTAAAGTTTGCCATCAACCATTTGAGAACCTTCAAGATGTGCTCAAGCACGAATTGCTCAATCATTCGGCGACGAAAAGTGCAAAGAAACGTCCCATGAATCAGTTGAAGCGGAGGGTAAATGCTGTCCTTAAGACTGTCAATGCCGAAGAGGAAAAGAAGTTTAGACAAAAATTAGCCGAGGCAATTTTGGACTGTGATCATGGAACAGAACTGAGTGTCATATTCAAGAAGTACCTAATCGATAATGAGGATCTACTGTGCATCTATTCGCGCATCCATAGCAGCTTGCAGAAGGAATTGGACAGAATCGGCCCGTACAACATTCAACCGTATGGATCGGTGGCGAATGGATTAGCCCTAAAAT CAAGCGATATTGATTTGCACATTTCTTGTTCGAACTCGCGCGCTGACCCCAACATCACCTACAAGGTCATCACTAAGATGCTCTATCGTAGCAAGCAGTTCTCCGACATTGTACCCATTCGAAAAGCACGAGTGCCGATCATAAAGTGTGTTCATCTTGCCACCGGATTCAATCTTGACATCAACACCACCGAGCCCTATGGCATCCATAACAGTGAATTTATAAACGAACTCAATCAGACAGACAACAGGATCTATGAACTGATGTTGTTTTTGAAGATCTGGTTCAAGAATATGCACATCTATGGAGCCTTCAATATGACCAACTACTGCCTCATGACTCTGATAATATTCTATTTGCAAAACAGCAATCCCCCGGTCCTGGCTTCCATCAAGATCCTGCAGCGAAAtgcgaaaaaaaatatagtaaatGGTGTTAATTTTGGTCTGAACGCGAGATGCGTCCCATTGGACTCCAGCAAAGACGTCCATCAGCTGATTAAGGGATTCTTTGAATTCTACAGCACTTTGGATTTCGAGAAAGTAATAATTGCACCGTATCTGGGAAAGGTGATCAAGAAGGCAGATTTCCAGAACAAGGTCTTCAAATATCCCGAATACGAGGCACAGTTGCGAATGTTGGCCTCACAAACCGGCGAACCAGCAGAAGAGCTCAAAACAGAGTGTGCAGTGTGTGTTCAGGACATGTTCTGTCTCAATATAAACATCGCCAAGGGCCTCTCCGAGACAAATGTTCAATATCTGAAGAAATGCATAACCATGGCTCACAAGAAGTGCTGTGAGCCAAAAATATCCTTGAAAAATCTTTACAAATCACTGCTCGTCAATATCATCGAGGAGCTTAGTCAGATGTTTCCGGTAGCTGAAACCACCACCATTGTTGCTGGAGATCCCCTGACATTCGACGTAGTTCCTCGAAAGAACGAACTGAAAATGCTGGCCAAATTCGCCGACCAACCACTCAACCTTAAGAAGCTATGGGCCAAGGAATACATTGCCGCTATTGAGCAAATAATGACTGAAGTTTATAAAATCGATATGACCCTTCTGTCGCCAACGGAAAACagtaaattcaagaaaattgacGAAACCGAAGAATTGCCATTGCCCTGGAAATGGTCAGTAAGCTCGTCGGTGGATTTGTGGACGGGACGTCAGATGCCAAAGAGTAATGTTACCTTCATGGAATACCAAATCGCCCAAACGAAGAAGCTTCACGCCGAGCGGAGACAAAAGTCTAACTTTTCGGTACAATTCAAGGGATTCATTACGATAACCATAACGAAGAATTTTAATTCGCTGCACGTTGAGGCGAGTAGTAATGAAACGCTGTGCAAAAAGAATCCAATGCGTAAGTTTTTCGGAGCACTCAAATGTTCCATGCAAAATTATAATCTCAAAAATAGAATCCATCAACTTGAAAGTCAGCGACAGGCAAACGCAGAAGATGTGTGA
- the LOC129945539 gene encoding speckle targeted PIP5K1A-regulated poly(A) polymerase-like isoform X1 has product MTFKKPLNPIQRRYKSDLNAEMEDSKAAEEGSTVTESSEINSSLTDAERENLECKVCHQPFENLQDVLKHELLNHSATKSAKKRPMNQLKRRVNAVLKTVNAEEEKKFRQKLAEAILDCDHGTELSVIFKKYLIDNEDLLCIYSRIHSSLQKELDRIGPYNIQPYGSVANGLALKSSDIDLHISCSNSRADPNITYKVITKMLYRSKQFSDIVPIRKARVPIIKCVHLATGFNLDINTTEPYGIHNSEFINELNQTDNRIYELMLFLKIWFKNMHIYGAFNMTNYCLMTLIIFYLQNSNPPVLASIKILQRNAKKNIVNGVNFGLNARCVPLDSSKDVHQLIKGFFEFYSTLDFEKVIIAPYLGKVIKKADFQNKVFKYPEYEAQLRMLASQTGEPAEELKTECAVCVQDMFCLNINIAKGLSETNVQYLKKCITMAHKKCCEPKISLKNLYKSLLVNIIEELSQMFPVAETTTIVAGDPLTFDVVPRKNELKMLAKFADQPLNLKKLWAKEYIAAIEQIMTEVYKIDMTLLSPTENSKFKKIDETEELPLPWKWSVSSSVDLWTGRQMPKSNVTFMEYQIAQTKKLHAERRQKSNFSVQFKGFITITITKNFNSLHVEASSNETLCKKNPMRKFFGALKCSMQNYNLKNRIHQLESQRQANAEDV; this is encoded by the exons ATGACATTTAAGAAGCCACTTAATCCCATCCAAAGGAGATACAAAT CAGACTTAAACGCAGAGATGGAAGATTCAAAGGCTGCTGAAGAAGGATCAACTGTCACGGAAAGCTCTGAGATAAATTCAAGTCTAACCGACGCCGAACGGGAGAATCTGGAATGTAAAGTTTGCCATCAACCATTTGAGAACCTTCAAGATGTGCTCAAGCACGAATTGCTCAATCATTCGGCGACGAAAAGTGCAAAGAAACGTCCCATGAATCAGTTGAAGCGGAGGGTAAATGCTGTCCTTAAGACTGTCAATGCCGAAGAGGAAAAGAAGTTTAGACAAAAATTAGCCGAGGCAATTTTGGACTGTGATCATGGAACAGAACTGAGTGTCATATTCAAGAAGTACCTAATCGATAATGAGGATCTACTGTGCATCTATTCGCGCATCCATAGCAGCTTGCAGAAGGAATTGGACAGAATCGGCCCGTACAACATTCAACCGTATGGATCGGTGGCGAATGGATTAGCCCTAAAAT CAAGCGATATTGATTTGCACATTTCTTGTTCGAACTCGCGCGCTGACCCCAACATCACCTACAAGGTCATCACTAAGATGCTCTATCGTAGCAAGCAGTTCTCCGACATTGTACCCATTCGAAAAGCACGAGTGCCGATCATAAAGTGTGTTCATCTTGCCACCGGATTCAATCTTGACATCAACACCACCGAGCCCTATGGCATCCATAACAGTGAATTTATAAACGAACTCAATCAGACAGACAACAGGATCTATGAACTGATGTTGTTTTTGAAGATCTGGTTCAAGAATATGCACATCTATGGAGCCTTCAATATGACCAACTACTGCCTCATGACTCTGATAATATTCTATTTGCAAAACAGCAATCCCCCGGTCCTGGCTTCCATCAAGATCCTGCAGCGAAAtgcgaaaaaaaatatagtaaatGGTGTTAATTTTGGTCTGAACGCGAGATGCGTCCCATTGGACTCCAGCAAAGACGTCCATCAGCTGATTAAGGGATTCTTTGAATTCTACAGCACTTTGGATTTCGAGAAAGTAATAATTGCACCGTATCTGGGAAAGGTGATCAAGAAGGCAGATTTCCAGAACAAGGTCTTCAAATATCCCGAATACGAGGCACAGTTGCGAATGTTGGCCTCACAAACCGGCGAACCAGCAGAAGAGCTCAAAACAGAGTGTGCAGTGTGTGTTCAGGACATGTTCTGTCTCAATATAAACATCGCCAAGGGCCTCTCCGAGACAAATGTTCAATATCTGAAGAAATGCATAACCATGGCTCACAAGAAGTGCTGTGAGCCAAAAATATCCTTGAAAAATCTTTACAAATCACTGCTCGTCAATATCATCGAGGAGCTTAGTCAGATGTTTCCGGTAGCTGAAACCACCACCATTGTTGCTGGAGATCCCCTGACATTCGACGTAGTTCCTCGAAAGAACGAACTGAAAATGCTGGCCAAATTCGCCGACCAACCACTCAACCTTAAGAAGCTATGGGCCAAGGAATACATTGCCGCTATTGAGCAAATAATGACTGAAGTTTATAAAATCGATATGACCCTTCTGTCGCCAACGGAAAACagtaaattcaagaaaattgacGAAACCGAAGAATTGCCATTGCCCTGGAAATGGTCAGTAAGCTCGTCGGTGGATTTGTGGACGGGACGTCAGATGCCAAAGAGTAATGTTACCTTCATGGAATACCAAATCGCCCAAACGAAGAAGCTTCACGCCGAGCGGAGACAAAAGTCTAACTTTTCGGTACAATTCAAGGGATTCATTACGATAACCATAACGAAGAATTTTAATTCGCTGCACGTTGAGGCGAGTAGTAATGAAACGCTGTGCAAAAAGAATCCAATGCGTAAGTTTTTCGGAGCACTCAAATGTTCCATGCAAAATTATAATCTCAAAAATAGAATCCATCAACTTGAAAGTCAGCGACAGGCAAACGCAGAAGATGTGTGA
- the LOC129945539 gene encoding speckle targeted PIP5K1A-regulated poly(A) polymerase-like isoform X3, translated as MEDSKAAEEGSTVTESSEINSSLTDAERENLECKVCHQPFENLQDVLKHELLNHSATKSAKKRPMNQLKRRVNAVLKTVNAEEEKKFRQKLAEAILDCDHGTELSVIFKKYLIDNEDLLCIYSRIHSSLQKELDRIGPYNIQPYGSVANGLALKSSDIDLHISCSNSRADPNITYKVITKMLYRSKQFSDIVPIRKARVPIIKCVHLATGFNLDINTTEPYGIHNSEFINELNQTDNRIYELMLFLKIWFKNMHIYGAFNMTNYCLMTLIIFYLQNSNPPVLASIKILQRNAKKNIVNGVNFGLNARCVPLDSSKDVHQLIKGFFEFYSTLDFEKVIIAPYLGKVIKKADFQNKVFKYPEYEAQLRMLASQTGEPAEELKTECAVCVQDMFCLNINIAKGLSETNVQYLKKCITMAHKKCCEPKISLKNLYKSLLVNIIEELSQMFPVAETTTIVAGDPLTFDVVPRKNELKMLAKFADQPLNLKKLWAKEYIAAIEQIMTEVYKIDMTLLSPTENSKFKKIDETEELPLPWKWSVSSSVDLWTGRQMPKSNVTFMEYQIAQTKKLHAERRQKSNFSVQFKGFITITITKNFNSLHVEASSNETLCKKNPMRKFFGALKCSMQNYNLKNRIHQLESQRQANAEDV; from the exons ATGGAAGATTCAAAGGCTGCTGAAGAAGGATCAACTGTCACGGAAAGCTCTGAGATAAATTCAAGTCTAACCGACGCCGAACGGGAGAATCTGGAATGTAAAGTTTGCCATCAACCATTTGAGAACCTTCAAGATGTGCTCAAGCACGAATTGCTCAATCATTCGGCGACGAAAAGTGCAAAGAAACGTCCCATGAATCAGTTGAAGCGGAGGGTAAATGCTGTCCTTAAGACTGTCAATGCCGAAGAGGAAAAGAAGTTTAGACAAAAATTAGCCGAGGCAATTTTGGACTGTGATCATGGAACAGAACTGAGTGTCATATTCAAGAAGTACCTAATCGATAATGAGGATCTACTGTGCATCTATTCGCGCATCCATAGCAGCTTGCAGAAGGAATTGGACAGAATCGGCCCGTACAACATTCAACCGTATGGATCGGTGGCGAATGGATTAGCCCTAAAAT CAAGCGATATTGATTTGCACATTTCTTGTTCGAACTCGCGCGCTGACCCCAACATCACCTACAAGGTCATCACTAAGATGCTCTATCGTAGCAAGCAGTTCTCCGACATTGTACCCATTCGAAAAGCACGAGTGCCGATCATAAAGTGTGTTCATCTTGCCACCGGATTCAATCTTGACATCAACACCACCGAGCCCTATGGCATCCATAACAGTGAATTTATAAACGAACTCAATCAGACAGACAACAGGATCTATGAACTGATGTTGTTTTTGAAGATCTGGTTCAAGAATATGCACATCTATGGAGCCTTCAATATGACCAACTACTGCCTCATGACTCTGATAATATTCTATTTGCAAAACAGCAATCCCCCGGTCCTGGCTTCCATCAAGATCCTGCAGCGAAAtgcgaaaaaaaatatagtaaatGGTGTTAATTTTGGTCTGAACGCGAGATGCGTCCCATTGGACTCCAGCAAAGACGTCCATCAGCTGATTAAGGGATTCTTTGAATTCTACAGCACTTTGGATTTCGAGAAAGTAATAATTGCACCGTATCTGGGAAAGGTGATCAAGAAGGCAGATTTCCAGAACAAGGTCTTCAAATATCCCGAATACGAGGCACAGTTGCGAATGTTGGCCTCACAAACCGGCGAACCAGCAGAAGAGCTCAAAACAGAGTGTGCAGTGTGTGTTCAGGACATGTTCTGTCTCAATATAAACATCGCCAAGGGCCTCTCCGAGACAAATGTTCAATATCTGAAGAAATGCATAACCATGGCTCACAAGAAGTGCTGTGAGCCAAAAATATCCTTGAAAAATCTTTACAAATCACTGCTCGTCAATATCATCGAGGAGCTTAGTCAGATGTTTCCGGTAGCTGAAACCACCACCATTGTTGCTGGAGATCCCCTGACATTCGACGTAGTTCCTCGAAAGAACGAACTGAAAATGCTGGCCAAATTCGCCGACCAACCACTCAACCTTAAGAAGCTATGGGCCAAGGAATACATTGCCGCTATTGAGCAAATAATGACTGAAGTTTATAAAATCGATATGACCCTTCTGTCGCCAACGGAAAACagtaaattcaagaaaattgacGAAACCGAAGAATTGCCATTGCCCTGGAAATGGTCAGTAAGCTCGTCGGTGGATTTGTGGACGGGACGTCAGATGCCAAAGAGTAATGTTACCTTCATGGAATACCAAATCGCCCAAACGAAGAAGCTTCACGCCGAGCGGAGACAAAAGTCTAACTTTTCGGTACAATTCAAGGGATTCATTACGATAACCATAACGAAGAATTTTAATTCGCTGCACGTTGAGGCGAGTAGTAATGAAACGCTGTGCAAAAAGAATCCAATGCGTAAGTTTTTCGGAGCACTCAAATGTTCCATGCAAAATTATAATCTCAAAAATAGAATCCATCAACTTGAAAGTCAGCGACAGGCAAACGCAGAAGATGTGTGA
- the LOC129945540 gene encoding tRNA 2'-phosphotransferase 1: MSYPRNFDTELSKSLSWLLRHGAIKEGLPIASNGFIPLDAILSHRNLSNRYTAEDIMRIVEADSKNRYTVTTCPSSTRILIKANQGHSISEVSELTLTKVRHASEVPIVVHGTFYKNLPAIRRLGLKRMNRNHIHFSASDKLKPGTERVSGIRHNCEVLIYLNTDLAISKGIELYRSENNVILSPGLNGVISTEFFEKVVDRKTGQLIPI, translated from the coding sequence ATGAGTTACCCGCGCAATTTCGATACGGAGCTGAGTAAGAGTCTATCGTGGCTCCTGCGACATGGTGCTATTAAAGAGGGACTTCCCATAGCATCCAATGGATTCATTCCTCTGGATGCTATTTTGTCGCATCGCAACCTTAGCAATCGCTATACAGCCGAGGACATCATGAGGATAGTGGAAGCGGATTCGAAAAATCGATACACTGTCACCACCTGTCCCAGCAGCACTAGAATCCTCATCAAAGCCAACCAGGGTCATTCGATTTCCGAGGTTTCAGAGCTGACTTTGACAAAAGTTCGCCACGCATCCGAAGTTCCAATTGTTGTGCATGGAACTTTTTACAAGAATCTGCCCGCCATAAGGAGACTCGGACTAAAGCGAATGAATCGCAACCACATCCACTTCTCTGCATCGGACAAACTCAAACCGGGCACCGAGAGAGTCAGTGGAATTCGACATAATTGTGAAGTTCTGATCTACTTGAACACAGATCTTGCCATTAGCAAAGGCATAGAACTCTACCGCTCCGAAAACAATGTGATATTGAGTCCTGGCTTGAATGGTGTCATAAGCACAGAGTTTTTCGAAAAGGTTGTAGACAGAAAAACCGGACAACTTAtccctatttaa
- the LOC129945689 gene encoding snurportin-1 translates to MENCESKFADLYKSHNRSDVQENRRKQLLKEQKLHRSLFQDESRNLQEIVTKTVKNDGKGGRHKVRTFKKKYQIDAKLQLSEWLREKPENINDWFLVPCPKGQRCMVMACNGYTEMYSKAGRLLDTFKSLLPGNVGSKNDVTMLDCVYVDEKSTFYILDALAFGNQDLINCEAQFRFFWLTSKFLENSYDEISDRNPYAFECIKFFDFENTTSVSIGLQQFPLWENNSPELDGFLFYHKEASYTFGTTPLVGWLFAFMVPEVLNYKVNSEYMTQKPEGYSDYLRYIIDFDEAMAKKKYKIRKVGKMDEDEMSRDKIEDIELDDDASLNALLEAEKNLELDGGVDDVIDDYA, encoded by the coding sequence atggaaaattgcGAATCGAAATTCGCAGATCTTTACAAATCTCACAACCGATCTGATGTACAAGAAAATCGTCGCAAACAACTACTCAAAGAACAAAAGCTCCATCGTTCTCTATTTCAAGATGAATCAAGGAATCTCCAAGAGATCGTTACCAAAACCGTCAAAAATGATGGCAAAGGCGGCAGACACAAggtaagaacatttaaaaagaagtaTCAAATCGATGCCAAACTACAGCTTTCCGAATGGCTTCGAGAGAAACCGGAAAACATCAACGATTGGTTTTTGGTTCCTTGTCCGAAAGGACAACGTTGCATGGTAATGGCATGCAATGGTTATACAGAGATGTATTCGAAGGCTGGACGCTTGCTTGATACCTTCAAATCGCTATTGCCAGGCAATGTTGGCTCAAAAAACGATGTCACAATGCTGGATTGTGTTTATGTCGATGAGAAATCAACTTTTTACATACTCGACGCCCTGGCATTTGGAAATCAGGATCTTATCAACTGTGAGGCTCAATTCAGATTCTTTTGGCTGACTTCGAAGTTTTTGGAAAACAGCTACGATGAAATCAGCGATAGGAATCCTTACGCCTTCGAGTGTATAAAATTCTTCGATTTCGAAAACACGACAAGTGTCTCAATAGGCCTGCAGCAGTTTCCACTTTGGGAGAATAACTCTCCGGAGCTGGATGGTTTTCTATTCTATCACAAAGAAGCCAGCTACACATTTGGAACCACTCCACTAGTTGGGTGGCTTTTTGCATTTATGGTACCAGAAGTCCTTAACTACAAAGTTAATTCAGAGTATATGACACAAAAACCCGAAGGTTACTCCGATTACCTTCGCTATATTATAGACTTTGATGAAGCAATGGCaaagaagaaatataaaattcggAAAGTGGGGAAAATGGACGAAGATGAGATGAGCAGAGACAAGATTGAAGACATCGAACTTGATGACGATGCTTCGCTAAATGCACTTTTAGAAGCTGAAAAGAATTTGGAACTAGATGGAGGTGTAGATGACGTTATAGATGACTATGCTTag
- the LOC129945510 gene encoding E3 ubiquitin-protein ligase parkin, translating to MSFLLNLIRAIIDKMLQILSIGQKTIKNTLSIYVKTNTGNTLTVDLDPKWDIKNVKELVAPQLGLQPDEVKIIFAGKELCDSTTIEECDLGQQSILHAIKTRPRQSIIDKKHTESILTEEELQEEASKPLCETLVDLQLQSDERVNISEENRERTRAHFFVHCSQCSKLCRGKLRVRCSLCKGGAFTVHRDPECWDDVLQPKRITGHCESKEIACVDNEMGDPPFAEFYFKCAEHPSRGEADFAAPLNLIQVNIKDVPCLACTDISETVLIFPCESKHVTCIDCFQHYTRSRLMERQLMLHPEYGYTLPCPAGCTGSFISEIHHFKLLSKDEYERYQRFGAEEYVLQAGGVFCPQPGCGMGLLIGPECKKVTCEGGCGYVFCRNCRQGYHIGDCLPENSTILNSGNCEYPVDPNRAADARWEDASSVTIKVSTKPCPKCRTPTERDGGCMHMVCTRAGCGFEWCWICQTEWTRDCMGAHWFG from the exons ATGAGTTTCCTCCTTAACTTGATACGTGCCATAATTGATAAGATGTTGCAAATACTTTCGATAGGTCAAAAAACCATCAAGAATACTTTGAGTATTTATGTTAAGACAAACACCGGGAACACCCTAACTGTTGACTTGGATCCCAAATGGGATATAAAGAATGTAAAAGAATTGGTTGCCCCACAACTTGGCTTGCAACCTGACGAAGTGAAGATCATTTTTGCTGGCAAGGAGCTTTGTGATTCCACAACTATTGAG GAATGTGATTTAGGTCAGCAGAGCATTCTGCATGCCATCAAAACAAGACCTCGTCAGAGTATAATCGATAAGAAGCATACCGAGTCAATTTTAACAGAGGAGGAGCTCCAAGAAGAAGCCTCCAAGCCCTTGTGTGAGACATTAGTTGACTTGCAGCTTCAAAGTGATGAACGGGTTAATATCAGCGAAGAGA ACCGAGAACGAACAAGAGCTCATTTCTTTGTTCATTGCTCACAGTGCTCTAAATTGTGCCGAGGTAAGCTAAGAGTTCGATGTTCTTTGTGCAAGGGAGGTGCCTTTACTGTCCACAGAGATCCAGAATGCTGGGATGACGTCTTACAACCAAAACGAATCACAGGTCATTGTGAGAGTAAGGAGATCGCTTGTGTT GATAACGAAATGGGTGACCCTCCATTTGCAGAATTCTATTTCAAGTGTGCTGAACATCCATCCCGAGGTGAGGCTGACTTCGCAGCTCCTCTAAATCTCATCCAAGTCAATATTAAAGATGTGCCTTGTCTGGCTTGCACTGATATCAG CGAGACTGTTCTTATTTTCCCTTGCGAATCGAAACACGTCACATGCATCGATTGTTTTCAGCACTATACGAGATCTCGATTGATGGAGCGTCAACTTATGCTTCATCCTGAATACGGTTACACTCTACCATGTCCAGCGGGCTGCACTGGCTCATTTATATCAGAAATCCAccattttaaattactttcaaaagACGAATATGAAAGATATCAACGATTCGGAGCCGAAGAGTATGTTTTGCAAGCTGGTGGAGTATTCTGTCCACAACCTGGATGTGGAATGGGACTTCTAATCGGACCAGAATGCAAAAAAGTCACATGTGAAGGTGGCTGTGGa TATGTTTTTTGTAGGAACTGTAGACAAGGATATCATATTGGAGATTGTCTTCCAGAGAACTCAACTATTCTAAATAGTGGAAATTGTGAATATCCTGTCGATCCAAAT AGAGCTGCTGATGCGAGATGGGAAGATGCTTCTTCTGTGACTATAAAGGTTTCGACTAAACCATGTCCAAAATGTCGTACACCAACAGAAAGAGATG GTGGTTGCATGCACATGGTGTGCACTCGTGCAGGATGTGGATTTGAATGGTGCTGGATTTGTCAAACTGAATGGACAAGAGATTGCATGGGGGCTCATTGGTTTGGTTAG